Proteins encoded together in one Balaenoptera ricei isolate mBalRic1 chromosome 2, mBalRic1.hap2, whole genome shotgun sequence window:
- the RASGRP1 gene encoding RAS guanyl-releasing protein 1 isoform X2, with protein MMVSLGHLAKGASLDDLIDSCVQSFDADGNLCRSNQLLQVMLTMHRILISSAELLQKVITLYKDALAKNSPGLCLKICYFVRYWITEFWIMFKMDASLASTMEEFQELVKANGQELHCRLIDTTQINARDWSRKLTQRIKSNTSKKRKVSLLFDHLEPEELSEHLTYLEFKSFRRISFSDYQNYLVNSCVKENPTMERSIALCNGISQWVQLMVLSRPTPQLRAEVFIKFIQVAQKLHQLQNFNTLMAVIGGLCHSSISRLKETSSHVPHEINKVLGEMTELLSSCRNYDNYRRAYGECTHFKIPILGVHLKDLISLYEAMPDYLEEGKVNVHKLLALYNHINELVQLQEVAPPLEANKDLVHLLTLSLDLYYTEDEIYELSYAREPRNHKAPPLTPSKPPVVVDWASGVSPKPDPKTISKHVQRMVDSVFKNYDHDQDGYISQEEFEKIAASFPFSFCVMDKDREGLISREEITAYFMRASSIYSKLGLGFPHSFQETTYLKPTFCDNCAGFLWGVIKQGYRCKDCGMNCHKQCKDLVVFECKKRAKNSTAPTENSTSVGPASSLCLLGAKDLLHAPEEGHFTFPNGEAVEHNEESKDRTIMLMGVSSQKISVRLKRTVAHKATQTEALSWLRSEGPSSHFVLSSPRKTAQDTLYVLPSTTSPCPSPVLVRKQAFVKWENKESLIKSKEELRHLRLPTYQELEQEINTLKADNNALKIQLKYAQKKIETLQLARSNHVLAQVEQGNCS; from the exons CTATAAGGATGCCTTGGCAAAGAATTCACCAGGGCTTTGCCTGAAGATCTGCTATTTTGTAAG GTATTGGATAACAGAATTCTGGATCATGTTTAAAATGGATGCCAGCTTGGCAAGCACTATGGAAGAGTTTCAGGAACTGGTGAAAGCTAACGGCCAGGAGCTGCACTGCCGCCTGATTGACACAACTCAAAT CAATGCCCGTGACTGGTCCAGGAAACTGACTCAAAGGATAAAATCGAACACCAGCAAGAAACGGAAAGTCTCCCTGCTCTTTGACCATCTGGAACCAGAAGAGCTCTCCGAGCACCTTACCTACCTGGAGTTCAAGTCCTTCCGGAGGATATCT TTCTCCGATTATCAGAATTACCTTGTGAATAGCTGCGTGAAGGAGAACCCTACCATGGAGCGGTCCATTGCCCTGTGTAACGGCATCTCCCAGTGGGTACAACTGATGGTTCTCAgccgccccaccccccagctccgaGCTGAAGTCTTCATCAAGTTCATCCAGGTGGCTCAG AAGCTCCACCAACTACAGAACTTCAATACGTTGATGGCTGTGATAGGAGGGCTCTGTCACAGCTCAATCTCCAGGCTCAAGGAGACAAGTTCACATGTCCCGCATGAAATCAATAAG GTTCTGGGTGAGATGACCGAGCTGCTGTCCTCCTGCAGAAACTATGACAACTACCGGCGTGCCTACGGGGAGTGCACCCACTTCAAGATCCCCATCCTGGGGGTACACCTCAAGGACCTCATCTCCCTGTATGAAGCCATGCCCGACTATCTGGAGGAGGGGAAGGTGAACGTCCACAAGCTGCTGGCCCTTTACAATCATATCAACGAACTGGTCCAGCTGCAAGAGGTGGCCCCACCCCTGGAGGCCAACAAGGACCTGGTGCACCTGCTGACG TTATCCCTAGATCTCTACTACACTGAAGATGAAATCTACGAGCTTTCTTATGCCCGGGAACCCAGGAACCACAAAGCCCCA cCACTAACACCTTCAAAGCCACCAGTAGTAGTGGACTGGGCCTCTGGAGTATCTCCCAAACCTGATCCAAAGACCATAAGCAAACATGTTCAGAGGATGGTGGAT TCTGTCTTCAAGAACTATGATCATGACCAGGATGGATACATTTCCCAGGAAGAATTTGAAAAGATTGCTGCgagttttccattttccttctgtGTGATGGACAAAGACAG GGAAGGCCTCATCAGCAGAGAAGAGATCACTGCCTACTTCATGAGGGCCAGCTCCATCTACTCCAAGCTGGGCCTGGGCTTTCCTCACAGCTTCCAAGAGACAACCTACCTGAAGCCCACTTTCTGTGACAACTGTGCTGGATTT CTCTGGGGAGTGATCAAACAAGGGTATCGGTGTAAAG ACTGCGGGATGAACTGCCACAAACAATGCAAAGACCTGGTTGTGTTCGAGTGCAAGAAGCGAGCCAAGAACTCAACAGCTCCCACAGAGAACAGCACCTCTGTGGGGCCAGCGTCCAGCCTTTGCTTGTTGGGAGCCAAAGATCTGCTCCATG CACCAGAGGAAGGACATTTCACATTCCCTAATGGGGAGGCTGTGGAACACAATGAGGAGAGTAAGGATCGGACCATCATGCTCATGGGAGTGTCCTCACAGAAGATTTCTGTTCGGCTGAAGAGGACTGTTGCCCACAAGGCCACCCAGACCGAAGCACTGTCTTGGCTTCGCAGTGAGGGCCCTTCCAGTCACTTTGTGCTATCTTCCCCAAGGAAGACAGCCCAGGATACTCTGTATGTACTTCCCAGCACTACATCTCCATGCCCCAGCCCAGTCTTGGTCAGAAAGCAGGCTTTCGTCAAGTGGGAGAATAAAGAATCCCTCATAAAATCAAAGGAGGAGCTCCGTCACCTCAGACTCCCAACCTACCAAGAGCTGGAACAG gaaataaataccCTGAAAGCAGATAATAATGCTCTAAAGATCCAACTGAAATATGCACAGAAGAAGATAGAAACCCTCCAGCTTGCAAGAAGCAATCATGTCTTGGCACAGGTGGAGCAGGGCAACTGTTCTTAG